TGATTCGGGTAGCACCATCCCGGGAGATACTACCGAAGATGAAATGATGATTACCTCTGTTTTATTTACTTTGGGTACTTCCGGGTATTACTATGCCGCAAGCCAGTGTCTGTTTGTCGGACGAAGAACAAGTCGGCTTTGAAGACCAAAATCCGATAACAACTGCTTTGCAGGCACAAGTATCGCCCAATCCGTTAAAAGAACGCTCTTTACTGAATTTTCACCCTTGGCTCTTTTCGGGAGCTATTGCCAAAATTATCGGCACAGCCGAAGAAGGAGCAATAGCACAGGTCTTTGATGCTCAACAACAGCCGCTCGCCATCGGACATTTTTATCCGAAGGCAGCATTGCGGTGCGTCTGTTTCATTTCGGCAGCGATGTTCCCCGCTTAGATACCGATTTTTGGGCGCAAAAAATCCGGCAGGCTTTGAGTTGCGCCGCACTTTGGCTTGGCAGATAGCAGCCACACCACCGCCTACCGCCTCATTCATGCGAAGGCGACAATTTGCCGGCTTGATTGTGGACATCTACGGCGATACTGCTGTACTACAGATTCAGACTTCGGGTATGGAACGCATCAAAACGAAATTGCAGCGGCTTTGGTGCTGGTGTTGGATACTCGCTTGCAGCGTATCTACGACAAAGAAAATGGTATTTATCTTTGGCAGCGCGACCCCAGACACACGATGAAGGTATTGTTACGGAAAACAACCTGCGTTTTTATGCCCACTGGGAAAGAAGGACAAAAGCATGGGTTTTTTTTTAGACCAACGCGATAACCGCCGTTTGTTACAATCGTATTGCGCCCGGAAAAACGGTGTTGAATGCTTTTTCGTATTCGGGTGGATTTCGGTGTATGCGCTGGCAGCGGGGCAGCGCGGGTGGATTCGGTAGATGTATCGCAAGAAAGCAATAACATGGGCAAATCAGAATGTAGCACTCAATGGCGGCAGTGAACGACATCGCGGTATTGTAGCTGATTGTTTTGAGTATTTGCGCCAAATTCATGATGAATATGAAGTAATTGTTTTAGACCCGCCCGCTTTTGCCAAGCACAAAAGCGCGGAAAGCAAAGCCGCACAGGGTTATAAACAAATCAATTTGCAGGCATTTCGCCATATTCGTGCGGAGGTTTTTATTCACTTTCTCCTGCTCGCAAGTGATTACCCGCGATTTATTTCGCAAAATTGTGTTTGCCGCCGCCGCCGACTCCAAGCGCAAGGTGCGTATTGTGCAACAATTAGGGCAAAGCAACGACCACCCTATCAACATCTATCACCCCGAAGGCGATTATCTGAAAGGATTGGTATTGCAGGTAGAATAATAATAATGGTGCAGCAATACACAACTTATCATCATCTTTATTTAGATGCCCACACACCGACTACCCAGAAACTGACGGTGATGCTTTTCGTTGGTGCGCCTTGTCATTTGCAGCAAACACGGTGCTTTCTGTGCGGATTTGCAAGGAGCTTTTGTGTGGGTCTGCACCTGGTATATAAAAAATGAGTTATTGGAGCAGCAACTTCATCAACTTTCTCACCTGCTCGCCCACCATCGTGTGTGGGCAGTGGGCGAATGTGGGCTTGACCGTTTATGTGCTACATATGGAATTTGCAGCTACAAGCATTTGAGGCACAGATTCGGCTTTCGGAGCAGCACCCGCAAGCCTTTGGTAATACATTGTGTAAGGGCTTTTGATACGCTTTTACAATTTAAAAAAACACTGCGCCCCCGCCAAAAAATGGCTCAT
The Sphingobacteriales bacterium DNA segment above includes these coding regions:
- a CDS encoding TatD family hydrolase, which translates into the protein MVRLVICSKHGAFCADLQGAFVWVCTWYIKNELLEQQLHQLSHLLAHHRVWAVGECGLDRLCATYGICSYKHLRHRFGFRSSTRKPLVIHCVRAFDTLLQFKKTLRPRQKMAHSRI